GCCAAGTACGGCTCGATGGACAACGTCAACTCGGCGTACTGAGCCACCGGTTCAGGCAGTCCGCCATCGCGCACACCGCCGAGGGGCGGCACCCGGTCTCGGGTGCCGCCCCTCGGGCGTGCGGTGCGCGGTACTACTTGCGCATGACCTCGGGTTCGTGGCGGCGCAGCAGCCGGGCGACGACGAAGGCGAGCCCGACGCCCAGACTGATCAGGATGATCATGTCCATCACATAGACGCCGGTCTGGTGCTTCCACAGCGGGTCCGGATTTCCCGGCTCCCAGGGCAGCAGGGTGTTCATATCGGCGGTGGCGCCCATCGCGGCGACGGCCCAGCGCGAAGGCATCAGCCAGGCGAACTGTGCGACACCCGGGGTGTCGAAGAGCTGGAAGAGCACACCGGTGAAGACCACCTGGACGATGGCGAACATGACCAGCAGCGGCATGGTCTTCTCCGCGGTCTTCACCAGCGCCGAGATGATCAGGCCGAACATCATCGAGGTGAAGCCGAGCGCGATGATCGCCAGCGCCAGTTCGATCGCCGGGGCCTTCGCCACGATCAGGCCCTCGGAGGGCAGATTCCGGGTCCAGAAGCCGATCGTCGCAATGATCCCGCCCTGGAAGGCCGTGACCACCCCGAGCACGATCACCTTGGACATCAGATACGCCGACCGCGACAGGCCGGTGGCCCGTTCGCGTTCGTAGATCACCCGTTCCTTGATGAGTTCGCGCACCGAGTTGGCGGCACCCGAGAAGCACATGCCGACCGCGAGGATCAGCATGATGGTGCTCGCGTCGCGGTTGGTGCGGCCCTTGGCCAGCGGGCCGTAGCCGAGGCCGTAGTCGCTGGGGATCAGCATCGAGACCACACCGAGCACCGCGGGCAGGACGACCATCAGGCCCAGGAAGCCCCGGTCGGAGGCGAGCACCGAGACATAGCGGCGCATCAGCGTCCACAGCTGCGAGCCCCAGCTCTGCGACTTGTGTATCCGGGTCGGCGGCACCTGGACATTGACCGACTGCGGGGCGACGGAGTCGATGTCAGCGGCGTACATCTGGTAGTGCGGGGAGCCGCGCCAGCGCCCCATCCAGTCGTAGTCGCGGTAGTTCTCGAACGCCGAGAAGACATCCGCCCAGGTGTCGTACTGGAAGAAGTTGAGCGCTTCCTCGGGCGGGCCGAAGTAGGCCACGCCGCCGCCCGGGGCCATCACCAGCAGCTTGTCGCACAGCGCGAGTTCGGCCACCGAGTGCGTGACGACCAGGACCGTACGGCCGTCGTCGGCGAGGCCGCGCAGCAGCTGCATGACATCGCGGTCCATGCCCGGGTCGAGACCGGAGGTCGGCTCGTCCAGGAAGATCAGTGACGGCTTGGTCAGCAGCTCCAGGGCCACCGACACCCGCTTGCGCTGGCCGCCGGAGAGCGAGGTGACCTTCTTGTCCTTGTGGACGTGGAGCTTGAGCTCGTGCAGCACCTCGTCGATCCGGGCCTTGCGCTCGGCGTCCGCGGTGTCCCCGGGGAAGCGGAGCTTGGCCGCGTACCGGAGGGCCTTCTCGACGGTCAGCTCCTTGTGCAGGATGTCGTCCTGCGGGACCAGACCGATGCGCTGGCGCAGCTCGGCGAACTGCTTGTAGAGGTTCCGGTTGTCGTAGAGGACATCGCCCTGGTTGGCGGGGCGGTAGCCGGTCAGCGCCTTGAGCAGCGTCGACTTGCCGGAGCCGGACGGGCCGATGACCGCGACCAGGGACTTCTCGGGGACGCCGAAGGAGACGTCCTTGAGGATCTGCTTGCCGCCGTCGACGGTGACGGTGAGGTGGCGGGCCGAGAAGGAGACCTCACCGGTGTCGACGAACTCCTCGAGGCGGTCGCCGACCATCCGGAAGGTGGAGTGGCCGACGCCGATGATGTCGTTCGGCCCGACCGGCGCCTTGCCGGACTTGGGGACCGGCTGGCCATTGATGTAGGTGCCGTTGTGACTGCCGAGGTCGTGGATCTCGAACCGGCCGTCGGGGGTGGCGCGGAACTCGGCGTGGTGACGGGAGACCTGGAGGTCGGAGACGACCAGCTCGTTCTCCAGCGCACGGCCGATGCGCATCACCCGCCCCGAGTCGAGGCGGTGGAACGTGGTCGGGCTGCGGTCGCCGTGGACCGGGGCGCCGGCCTGCGGGGACTGCCGGGCCTGCTGCGGGGGCACGGCCTGCGAGGGCTGCTGGGCCTGCTGGGCCTGCTGCGGTGGGACGTACGGCTGCTGCTGGTCCTGCGGCGCCTGCCAGCCCTGCTGGGCGGGCGGCTGGTGGTGGCCCGGCGGCTGCTGCGCGGGGGGTGCCTGCCAGCCCTGCGCGGGCTGCTGCTGCGGCGCCCTCGCGGCCTGCGCGGCCTGCGCACCGAACGCGTCGGCGGCCTGCGCCCCGCCGGACAGGGTCACCCGGGGACCGTCGGTGGCGTTGCCCAGATGCACGGTGACACCGGGGCCTATCTCCATCTGGTGGATCCGCCGGCCCTGGACATACGTGCCGTTGGTGCTGCCCTGGTCTTCGATGAGCCAGCTGTGGCCGGCCCAGCGCACGGTGGCGTGCCGCCAGGAGACCCTGGCGTCGTCGAGCACCATGTCGCCCTGCGGATCACGGCCCACGTTGTAGGACCGGGACGGGTCGAGCGTCCAGGTCCTTCCGTTCAATTCGAGTACGAGTTCAGGCACTCCACGCCCCATTACATAGTCCCCCGAGTGACGCCCTGTATGGGAAGTCCAGGGATGGTGAACATCGTGAGGAACTATTTCAGGCTCGGCCCGTGGACCGGTAACCGGGACGGCGCCGGGGTGCAGGTTGCGTGTGCCGGTGCCCGTCAAAGACCCCCGGAGCGCGGGAAGCACCCATGGACACCCAGAGATCACCGGATAGCGGGTGTTCCGGACGGAAGGGGCTCCGGCGGGAGCGGCACGGCCCGCCGTCGGCGCCCTGCACGTCCGGGGTGGAGGCCGCATGATGGGAGGAAGCGGAGATACGTACCTGACCGACCGCTCGGTCTGTCGCGTCCGTGCACCGCCGGCGTACCGAACCCGTCGCCCCGGCAGGCGGGTTGGCGCGCCGGGGCAGATGCCCTGGTCGGGCGACGCGGGGTGAGCCGGACACGACTCGATAACGATCGACGGGCAGCCGGGGCCAGAGGCACAGGGGTGCGGGGCGCGGCGGGACCGGGCCGCACGGGTCCGAACCCCGGACACCCGTACGGCCGCGACCGCCCGGCGGTTACCGTAAGGGCACCATGAGCGCATCGCAGATCCCGCCTGCCACCGCCGTACCGGGCGATGACCTACCGACCCTTCTCGTGAAGATCTTCGGGAAGGACCGGCCCGGCATCACCGCAGGTCTCTTCGACACCCTCGCCGCCTACTCCGTCGATGTCGTGGACATCGAACAGATGGTGACCCGGGGGCGCATCACGCTGTGCGCGCTGGTCACCGCCCCCTCCCCCGCCGAGGGCTCCTCCGGCACCTCCGAAGGCGACCTGCGGGCCACCGTGCACAGCTGGGCCGAGTCGCTGAACCTCCAGGCGGAGATCATCTCCGGCCGCGGTGACAACCGCCCGCGCGGCACCGGCCGTTCGCATGTCACCGTGCTCGGGCATCCGCTCACCGCGGAGACCGCCGCCGCGATCGCCGCCGCCATAACGGCCACCGGCGGCAACATCGACCGCATCTTCCGGCTTGCCAAGTATCCGGTGACCGCCGTCGAGTTCGCGGTGTCCGGTGCGGCGACCGAGGCGCTGCGCAGTGTGCTGGCTCCCGAGGCCGCGCGGCTCGGCGTGGATGTCGCGGTGGTGGCGGCCGGGCTGCAGCGCAGGGCGCAGCGGCTGGTGGTCATGGACGTCGACTCGACGCTCATCCAGGACGAGGTCATCGAGCTGTTCGCGGCGCACGCCGGCTGTGAGGCCGAGGTCGCCGAGGTCACCGCCGCCGCGATGCGCGGTGAGCTGGACTTCGAGCAGTCGCTGCACGCCCGGGTCGAGCTGCTCGGCGGGCTCGACGCGTCCGTGGTCGAGGCCGTGCGCAAGGAGGTGCGGCTCACCCCCGGGGCCCGCACCCTGGTACGGACCCTCAAGCGGCTCGGCTATCAAGTCGGCGTCGTATCGGGCGGTTTCACGCAGGTCACCGACGCGCTCCAGGAGGAGCTGGGGCTGGACTTCGCCTCGGCCAACACTTTGGAGATCGTCGGCGGGAAGCTCACCGGCCGGGTCACCGGCGACATCGTGGACCGGGCCGGCAAGGCGCGGCTGCTGCGGGAGTTCGCGCAGCAGGCCGGGGTGCCGCTCGCGCAGACCGTGGCGATCGGGGACGGTGCCAATGACCTCGACATGCTCAACACGGCCGGGCTCGGTGTCGCCTTCAACGCCAAGCCGGTGGTGCGGGAGGCGGCGCACACCGCGGTGAACGTGCCGTTCCTGGACACCGTGCTGTATCTGCTGGGGATCACCCGCGAAGAGGTCGAGGCGGCGGACACGCTCGTCGGCTGAGCGGCCCGGTCCGGTGGTCCGGCCCGGCCCCTCCTGATCGGCCCGGCCCGGTCGACACGCCCGGTCGGCACGGCCGCGGCAGGGACCGCCGCCCGGCAAAGGGCAACGACGGACAGAAGAGGGCCCCGGCACCTGTGTGCCGGGGCCCTCTCGCGTGCGTCACGCTTCCCCCGCGCTCCCGGCGCGCGGGGTCCTCAGCCTTACCCGTGGGGGGTCCAGTAGGCGACCAGGCGTCCGACGCCGTGCTCGACGGACTTCCAGGAGCCGTCGAAGGAGAGCACCGCGAGCGAGGCCGTCGGGAAGCCGCTGCGGTTCATCCGGGGCAGCAGATCGCCCTCGGCGTCGCCGGAGAGCGCGTCGGCGAGGGCGTGCACGCCGGGGTTGTGCCCGACCAGCATCAGGTCGGTGACGTCGTCGGAGGTCTCGTTCAGCAGCGCGATGAGCTCGCCCAGGGAGGCTTCGTAGATCCGCTCCTCATAGACGGTCTTGGGTCGCTGCGGGAGCTCGTGGACGGCGAGCTTCCAGGTCTCACGGGTACGCGCTGAGGTCGAGCACAGGGTCAGATCGGGGGTGATCCCGGCTCCGGCCAGCCAGCGGCCGGCGACCGGGGCATCCTTGCGGCCGCGCTCGGCGAGCGGACGCTCATGATCGCTGGTCTCCGACCATTCGGCCTTGGCGTGTCGGAGGAGGACAATCCGGCGGGGTGTATCGGCGCTCATGCGTCCCAGCTTCGCACGAAAGGCGGCACGGGGCGCGGGGTGTTGAAGTGCTCCCTCCACGAGGTGGGACGCGGGCGCCGGGCCGGCGTCAGACACCGTCGCGCACGATCCGGGCCAGGAGCAGCAGCAGCGCGACCAGGCCCTGCGGGGCGCTCGCGGCCCTCGCCTCGGCGGGAGCGGTGACGACTGTCAGCAGGGCCACGAAGGAGATCACCGGCAGGGCCAGTGCCCACCACGGCAGGCGCATCCGCAGGAGGGGGCGGCGGGCCTTGGCGGTGGCCGGCCGGCTGGACGCGGCGGACATGCGCATCGCCTCCGTGGCACATCGAAGGGCGGCGCCACCGCGGGCCGCGGCACGCCCACCGCTGTGTGCGGTGTTCTTCGAAGCTACGGATTCCCGGCGGCCGTTCCTATCCGGGAAGCCCCCTGCTCGACCCTGACGCCGGCCCCTAGGGGTGTCTCCCGCGCCCCGGGCCGGCCTCGGCCGACGGCCCGTCCCCCCCGGCCGGGGCGGCCTCGGCCGAGTACCCCCAGGGGGTCTGCCCTACGGCGCCGCGATACTCGCAATGATCGCGACGAGAACGGTCACGCCGAGCATGACGCCCAGCACGAGGAGCAGCTTCTTCTGGCTGCCCTGCGGATTCGGTTCGAGCACTGGCATGCGCCCAGTGTCGCACTCAGGTCTCGTCCTCGATCCGGCGGTCCCGTCCGGCCAGCACACCCACCACGATCTGCGGCACCATCAGCCCCGCCATCAGGGCGATCGGCAGCCCCCAGCCGCCGCTGTGCTGGTAGAGCGTGCCGACCAGCAGCGGTCCGGGAACGGAGATCAGATAGCCGACGCTCTGCGTGAAGGCCGAGAGCTTGACGACCCCGGCGGAGCTGGTCGAACGCATCCCGATCATCGTCAGGGCCAGCGGGAAGGCGCAGTTGGAGATGCCCATCAGCAGCGCCCAGGCCCAGGCGCCGGCGGCCGGTGCCAGCCACAGCCCGGCGTAACCGGCCAGGCCGCACAGGCCGAGCAGCACCGCGAGCGGACCCTGATGCCGCATCCGGGCCGCCAGCCGCGGCAGGACGAAGGAGAGCGGGACGCCCATCGCCATGGTGACCGCCAGCAGCACTCCCGCGGTGCCCGCCGAGACCCCGGCGTCCCGGAAGATCTGCGGCATCCAGCCCATCGTGATGTACGCGGCGGTGGCCTGCAGGCCGAAGAAGACGGCCAGCGCCCAGGCGGTCGGCGAGGAGGTGATCCGCAGGGTGGTCTCCCCGGTGTGTGCCGCTTTGCCCGTGGCCGGCCCGGCGGCGGCCCTGCGCTGCCGTACCACCACGAGCCAGGGCAGCACGGCGACCGCCGCGAGCGCCGCCCACACCGCCAGACCGGTCCGCCAACTCCCGCCGAGCGCATCGGTCATGGGCACGGTGAGCGCCGCGGCGAGCGAGGTGCCCAGGGCCAGGGCCATGGAGTAGAGCCCCGTCATCGGGCCGACCCGGTCGGCGAACCAGCTCTTGATGACCACCGGCATCAGGACGTTGCTGACCGCGATGCCGGCCAGGGCGAGCCCGCTGGCGGCGAGGAAGCCGCCGGTGCCACCGGCGTACGGGCGCACCACGACACCCACGGTGATCGCGGCCATACCGGCGCAGACGACCGCACCCGGCCCGAAGCGCCTGGCCAGGCGGGGTGCGGCGATACCGAAGGCGGCGAAGCACAGCGCGGGCACGGAAGTCAGCAGGCCGGCGACGGTGCCGCTCATGCCGAGGCCGTCGCGCACCTCCTCCAGCAGCGCGCCGAGGCTGGTGATGGCCGGGCGGAGGTTGAGCGCGGCGAGGACGAGACCGGCGATCACGATCCACCGCAGCCCGTGACCGGCCTGTCCGCTCGCCTGGTGGCGGCTCGCCGGAGCGGCTTCCCCGAGGCCCGGCTGCGGGCCTTTGGTGCCGTGGGCGGGCCGGTCGGCGGGGGTCGTGTGGGGCTCGGCGGCGGGGCCGAGGGTCGCGAGGTCGTCGTCTGCCATGGGCGCCATCATAGAATCATGGGATGAATGCGTGTCCAGTCGATATCGATAGCCTCTGCTGTCCCGGCCGGCGCCGACGGCGGCAAGGCTTCGCCGGGCCCCTCGCCGCCCCCGCCCGTCGTCCCCCTCACCCCGGAGTGCAGCCATGCCTCTGACCTCGCCCCGCCGGTCCGCGCTGGCCGACCAGGTGATCGCGCAGCTGCGCGCCCAGATCACGTCCGGCGAGTGGCCGGTGGGCTCCCGTATCCCGACCGAGCCGGCGCTCGTCGAACAGCTCGGGGTGGCCCGTAACACCGTCCGCGAGGCCGTACGGGCGCTGGCGCACAACGGGCTGCTGGACATCCGGCAGGGCTCGGGCACCTACGTGGTGGCGACCAGTGAACTGGCCGGGGTGATGAACCGCCGGTTCGCTTCGGCCGCGCCGGGACACGTCGCCGAGCTGCGCAGTGCCCTGGAGGCGTCAGCTGCCCGGCTCGCGGCCGAGCGCCGCACCGCGCAGGACCTGCGGCAGATCGACGCCCTGCTGGAACGGCGCGAGCGGGCCTGGGAGTCCGGCGCGGCGGAGGCCTTCGTGGAGGCGGACGCGACCTTGCACATGGCGATCGTGTCGGCCTCGCACAACGAGGTGCTGGCCGAGATCTACGCCGACCTCGGGGGCGTGCTGCGCGACTTCCTGCGGGCCGATGTGGGCGAGGAGCTGCGGCCCGAGGCACATATGGACCATGCCCGGCTGGTCGAGGCGATCCGGGCGGGCGACGGCGACCGGGCCGCCGCCGAGGCGAGCACCCACCCCTTCGGCTGCCGGCCCGGCCTCCCGGACCACGGCTGACCCGCAGGACACCGCACGCACCACTTCCCGGCCTCCCCCGCCGACTCACGCCCCGTGACCCCGCGCTGCCCGCCCGCAAACGCGCACGACCTCGCCCGGGAACGCGTACTGCCCGCCCCGGCGGACCGGAACGGGCAGTACGGAGGAGCAGCACGGACGGGCAGCGCAAAGGCGCCGGTGCGTCAGGCGCCCATCATGTGCACACCGCCGTCGACGTGGACGATCTCGCCCGTCGTACGGGGGAAGAAGTCGGACAGCATGCCGACGACGCCGCGGCCGGCCGGCTCCGGGTCGGCCAGGTCCCAGCCGATCGGGGCGCGGTGGTTCCACACGTCCGCCAGCTCCTCGAAGCCGGGGATGGACTTGGCGGCCATCGACTTGATGGGGCCGGCCGAGACCAGGTTGCAGCGGACGCCCTTGGGGCCGAGGTCACGGGCGAGGTAGCGGTTGGTGCTCTCCAGCGCCGCCTTGGCCACGCCCATCCAGTCGTACTTGGGCCAGGCGATCTGCGCGTCGAAGGTGAGGCCGACGACCGCTCCGCCGTGCTCCATGAGCGGCAGGCAGGCCATGGTCAGCGACTTGTACGAGTACGCGGAGACCTGCACCGCGGTCCCCACGTCCGACCACTCGGCCTCCAGGAAGTTGAAGGCGCCCTGCGGGCCGAAGGCGATGGAGTGCACGATGCCGTCGAGACGGGCGCCCTCGCCCTGGTGCTCGCGGATCTTGTCGGCCAGGCCGTCCAGGTGCTCCTGGTTGGTGACGTCCAGCTCGATGACCGGGGCTTCCTTGGGAAGCCGCTTGGCGATCCGCTCGACGAGGGAGAGCCGGCCGAAGCCGGTGAGGATGACCTCGGCGCCCTCGTTCTGGGCGACCTTGGCCGCCTGGAAGGCGATCGACGACTCGGTCAGGACACCCGTGACCAGGATGCGCTTGCCTGCAAGGATTCCACTCATACTGATCAGTGACCCATGCCCAATCCGCCGTCGACAGGAATGACGGCTCCGGTGATGTACGCGGCCTCGTCGGAGGCCAGGAAGCGGACCGAGGCGGCGATCTCCTCGGGCTGCGCATACCGCGCGAGCGGCACCTGCTTGACGATGCTCTCCCGCTGCTCGTCGGTGAGCACACGGGTCATGTCGGTGTCGACGAAGCCGGGGGCGACGACGTTGACGGTGATGTTGCGGCTGCCCAGCTCCCGGGCGAGCGAGCGGGCGAAGCCCACCAGGCCGGCCTTGGACGCGGCGTAGTTCGCCTGGCCCGCGCCACCCAGCAGGCCCACCACGGACGAGATCAGCACGACGCGGCCCTTGCGGGCCCGCAGCATCGCGCGGTTGGCGCGCTTGACCACCCGGAACGTGCCGGTGAGGTTGGTCTCCAGGACCGAGGTGAAGTCCTCCTCGGACATCCGCATCAGCAGCTGGTCACGGGTGACGCCGGCGTTGGCCACCAGCACCTCGACCGGACCGTGCTTCTCCTCGATCTCCTTGTACGCCTGCTCGACCTGCTCGCTGTCCGTGATGTCGCACTTCACGGCCAAAAACCCCGCGGGCGGTTCGCCCGAGCGGTAGGTGATGGCGACCTTGTCGCCTGCCTCGGCGAAGGCACGGGCAATGGCGAGGCCAATGCCGCGGTTACCTCCGGTGACCAGAACCGAGCGGCTCAAGAGATCACCCTTTCCGTTTCCTGTCCGTCCTGCGTTCGATACGAAACTATCGGTCACGGAGCCTTGAGGTGGAATCCAGCACGGACAGGCACGAGCGCCGGTCACTGTCGGGTCTCCACAGAACCACCACCACGGCGCGCCCCCCGGCAGCCACCGTGCGTGCCCGCGGCGCGCCTCCGGCGGCCACCGCCCGTGCCCGCACCGGCGCCCGGCACCTGCCGCACGCCCTGGCCGACTCCCGGCGCCGCACACCGCCGCGCAGCGCCGCGCTCTGGGCCACGGGCGCCCGGCAGGGCATGATGCAGGCGCCGACCACGGGAGGACTCCTTGCCTGCACCCCATGCCGTTGACGAAACATTCCTGGCGCTGCCGTTGCATGCGCTGGCCGACGCGGCGCTGGCCCGCGCCCGCGCGCTGGGCGCCGACCATGCGGACTTCCGCCTGGAGCGGATCCGCAGCGCATCCTGGCGGCTGCGGGACGCCCGTACGTCCGGGACCTCGGACACCACCGACCTCGGGTACGCGGTCCGGGTGGTGCACGGCGGGGCGTGGGGCTTCGCCTCCGGCGTGGATCTGACCATGGACGCGGCGGCGCGGGTGGCCTCGCAGGCGGTGGCGATGGCCAAGCTGTCGGCCAAGGTCATCCGGGCCGCCGGCTCCGACGAAAGGGTCGAGCTGGCCGACGAGCCCGCCCACCCGGACCGCACCTGGGTCTCCTCGTACGAGATCAACCCGTTCGACGTACCGGACGCCGAGAAGAGCGGGCTGCTCGCCGAGTGGAGCGCCCGGTTGCTGGGCGCCGCGGGCGTGGCCCACGCGGACGCCTCGCTGCTGACCGTCCAGGAGAACAAGTTCTACGCCGACAGTGCGGGCACCGGCACCACCCAGCAGCGGGTGCGGCTGCACCCCGAGCTGACCGCGGTCGCGGTGGACCCGGTGACCGGCGACTTCGACTCCATGCGCACCCTCGCCCCGCCGGCCGGGCGCGGCTGGGAGTACCTGACCGGCGACCACTACGACTGGGACGGTGAGCTGGCCCGTATCCCGGATCACCTCGCCGAGAAGATGCGCGCGCCGCACGTCGAGGCCGGCAGGTACGACCTGGTGGTGGACCCGTCCAATCTGTGGCTGACGATCCACGAGTCGGTCGGGCACGCGACGGAGCTGGACCGGGCCCTGGGCTACGAGGCGGCCTATGCGGGCACCTCGTTCGCCACCTTCGACCAGCTCGGGAAGCTGGCGTACGGCTCCGCGCTGATGAACGTCACGGGCGACCGGACCGTCGAGCACGGGCTCGCGACCATCGGCTACGACGACGAGGGGGTGGCCGCCCAGTCCTGGGACCTGGTGAAGGACGGGACCCTGGTCGGCTACCAACTCGACCGCAGAATCGCGAAACTGACGGGCTTCGACCGCTCCAACGGCTGCGCGTACGCGGACTCTCCCGGCCATGTCCCGGTCCAGCGGATGGCGAACGTCTCGCTGCAGCCGGCCCCGGACGGCCCGTCCACCGAGGAGCTGATCTCCGGGGTGGAGCGCGGCATCTATGTCGTCGGCGACCGGTCCTGGTCGATCGATATGCAGCGGTACAACTTCCAGTTCACACAGCAGCGGGCGTACGCGATCCGGAACGGACGGCTGGCCGGGCAGCTGCGTGACGTCGCCTACCAGGCGACCACCACCGACTTCTGGGGCTCGATGACCGCGGTCGGCGGCCCGGAGACCTACGTCCTGGGCGGTGCCTTCAACTGCGGCAAGGCCCAGCCGGGCCAGGTGGCCGCCGTTTCGCACGGCTGCCCGTCGGCTCTCTTCGAGGGCGTGAACATTCTGAACACCACGCAGGAGGCCGGTCGATGAGCACGCGTACACCGCGCAGGAACAGGCCGCACGAGATCGTCGAGCGGGCCCTGGAGCTCTCGCGCGGAGACGGCTGTGTGGTCATCGCCGATGAGCACTCCAGCGCCAATCTGCGCTGGGCGGGCAATGCGCTCACCACCAACGGCGTGACCCGTGGGCGCACCCTGACGGTCGTGGCGACCGTGGACGGCGGCCGGGGCACGGCGTCCGGTGTCGTCTCGCGCTCCGCGGTGACCGCGGACGACGTGGAGCCGCTGGTGCGGGCCGCCGAGGCGGCCGCCCGGGACGCCGGGCCCGCCGAGGACGCCCAGCCGCTGGTCGGCGGCGAGAAGATGTCCCCCGACTTCACCGAGGCACCCGCCGAGACCTCCTCGGAGGTGTTCGCGGCGTTCGCCCCGGCGCTGGGTGAGTCCTTCCGGCAGGCCCGCGCGGGCGGCCGTGAGCTGTACGGCTTCGCCCGGCACGAGGTCGTCTCGTCGTATCTGGGCACCTCGACCGGGCTGCGGCTGCGGCACGACCAGCCCACCGGGACGCTGGAGCTGAACGCCAAGTCCGCAGGTACCGGCGCGGCCGGACCCCGCTCCGCCTGGGCCGGCCGGGCGACCCAGGACTTCGCCGATGTCGATCCGCGGGAAATGGACGGGGAGCTGGGGCGGCGGCTGGGCTGGGCCGAGCGGCGGATCGAGCTGCCCGCAGGGCGGTACGACACCCTGCTGCCGCCGACCGCCGTCGCCGACCTGCTCGTCTACCAGATGTGGTCCTCCGGGGCCCGGGACGCCGTCGAGGGCCGTACGGTCTTCTCCCGGCCGGCCGACGGCGGCGCGGCCGACCGGCCCGGGGCGGGGACCCGGCTGGGCGAACGGCT
This portion of the Streptomyces sp. 2114.4 genome encodes:
- a CDS encoding FHA domain-containing protein, producing the protein MGRGVPELVLELNGRTWTLDPSRSYNVGRDPQGDMVLDDARVSWRHATVRWAGHSWLIEDQGSTNGTYVQGRRIHQMEIGPGVTVHLGNATDGPRVTLSGGAQAADAFGAQAAQAARAPQQQPAQGWQAPPAQQPPGHHQPPAQQGWQAPQDQQQPYVPPQQAQQAQQPSQAVPPQQARQSPQAGAPVHGDRSPTTFHRLDSGRVMRIGRALENELVVSDLQVSRHHAEFRATPDGRFEIHDLGSHNGTYINGQPVPKSGKAPVGPNDIIGVGHSTFRMVGDRLEEFVDTGEVSFSARHLTVTVDGGKQILKDVSFGVPEKSLVAVIGPSGSGKSTLLKALTGYRPANQGDVLYDNRNLYKQFAELRQRIGLVPQDDILHKELTVEKALRYAAKLRFPGDTADAERKARIDEVLHELKLHVHKDKKVTSLSGGQRKRVSVALELLTKPSLIFLDEPTSGLDPGMDRDVMQLLRGLADDGRTVLVVTHSVAELALCDKLLVMAPGGGVAYFGPPEEALNFFQYDTWADVFSAFENYRDYDWMGRWRGSPHYQMYAADIDSVAPQSVNVQVPPTRIHKSQSWGSQLWTLMRRYVSVLASDRGFLGLMVVLPAVLGVVSMLIPSDYGLGYGPLAKGRTNRDASTIMLILAVGMCFSGAANSVRELIKERVIYERERATGLSRSAYLMSKVIVLGVVTAFQGGIIATIGFWTRNLPSEGLIVAKAPAIELALAIIALGFTSMMFGLIISALVKTAEKTMPLLVMFAIVQVVFTGVLFQLFDTPGVAQFAWLMPSRWAVAAMGATADMNTLLPWEPGNPDPLWKHQTGVYVMDMIILISLGVGLAFVVARLLRRHEPEVMRK
- the serB gene encoding phosphoserine phosphatase SerB — its product is MSASQIPPATAVPGDDLPTLLVKIFGKDRPGITAGLFDTLAAYSVDVVDIEQMVTRGRITLCALVTAPSPAEGSSGTSEGDLRATVHSWAESLNLQAEIISGRGDNRPRGTGRSHVTVLGHPLTAETAAAIAAAITATGGNIDRIFRLAKYPVTAVEFAVSGAATEALRSVLAPEAARLGVDVAVVAAGLQRRAQRLVVMDVDSTLIQDEVIELFAAHAGCEAEVAEVTAAAMRGELDFEQSLHARVELLGGLDASVVEAVRKEVRLTPGARTLVRTLKRLGYQVGVVSGGFTQVTDALQEELGLDFASANTLEIVGGKLTGRVTGDIVDRAGKARLLREFAQQAGVPLAQTVAIGDGANDLDMLNTAGLGVAFNAKPVVREAAHTAVNVPFLDTVLYLLGITREEVEAADTLVG
- a CDS encoding histidine phosphatase family protein, which codes for MSADTPRRIVLLRHAKAEWSETSDHERPLAERGRKDAPVAGRWLAGAGITPDLTLCSTSARTRETWKLAVHELPQRPKTVYEERIYEASLGELIALLNETSDDVTDLMLVGHNPGVHALADALSGDAEGDLLPRMNRSGFPTASLAVLSFDGSWKSVEHGVGRLVAYWTPHG
- a CDS encoding SGM_5486 family transporter-associated protein, which codes for MPVLEPNPQGSQKKLLLVLGVMLGVTVLVAIIASIAAP
- a CDS encoding MFS transporter, which encodes MADDDLATLGPAAEPHTTPADRPAHGTKGPQPGLGEAAPASRHQASGQAGHGLRWIVIAGLVLAALNLRPAITSLGALLEEVRDGLGMSGTVAGLLTSVPALCFAAFGIAAPRLARRFGPGAVVCAGMAAITVGVVVRPYAGGTGGFLAASGLALAGIAVSNVLMPVVIKSWFADRVGPMTGLYSMALALGTSLAAALTVPMTDALGGSWRTGLAVWAALAAVAVLPWLVVVRQRRAAAGPATGKAAHTGETTLRITSSPTAWALAVFFGLQATAAYITMGWMPQIFRDAGVSAGTAGVLLAVTMAMGVPLSFVLPRLAARMRHQGPLAVLLGLCGLAGYAGLWLAPAAGAWAWALLMGISNCAFPLALTMIGMRSTSSAGVVKLSAFTQSVGYLISVPGPLLVGTLYQHSGGWGLPIALMAGLMVPQIVVGVLAGRDRRIEDET
- a CDS encoding FadR/GntR family transcriptional regulator yields the protein MPLTSPRRSALADQVIAQLRAQITSGEWPVGSRIPTEPALVEQLGVARNTVREAVRALAHNGLLDIRQGSGTYVVATSELAGVMNRRFASAAPGHVAELRSALEASAARLAAERRTAQDLRQIDALLERRERAWESGAAEAFVEADATLHMAIVSASHNEVLAEIYADLGGVLRDFLRADVGEELRPEAHMDHARLVEAIRAGDGDRAAAEASTHPFGCRPGLPDHG
- the fabI gene encoding enoyl-ACP reductase FabI, with protein sequence MSGILAGKRILVTGVLTESSIAFQAAKVAQNEGAEVILTGFGRLSLVERIAKRLPKEAPVIELDVTNQEHLDGLADKIREHQGEGARLDGIVHSIAFGPQGAFNFLEAEWSDVGTAVQVSAYSYKSLTMACLPLMEHGGAVVGLTFDAQIAWPKYDWMGVAKAALESTNRYLARDLGPKGVRCNLVSAGPIKSMAAKSIPGFEELADVWNHRAPIGWDLADPEPAGRGVVGMLSDFFPRTTGEIVHVDGGVHMMGA
- the fabG gene encoding 3-oxoacyl-[acyl-carrier-protein] reductase, with amino-acid sequence MSRSVLVTGGNRGIGLAIARAFAEAGDKVAITYRSGEPPAGFLAVKCDITDSEQVEQAYKEIEEKHGPVEVLVANAGVTRDQLLMRMSEEDFTSVLETNLTGTFRVVKRANRAMLRARKGRVVLISSVVGLLGGAGQANYAASKAGLVGFARSLARELGSRNITVNVVAPGFVDTDMTRVLTDEQRESIVKQVPLARYAQPEEIAASVRFLASDEAAYITGAVIPVDGGLGMGH